In the genome of Streptomyces sp. Q6, the window CATCAACGCTCCTCTGGCTCCGCCCACTTTGAAGACAGGCCCTAGACCTCGAACGGCCGCGCAGGCCACTCCGCCTCGGCCGCCCGCAACTGCTCCACCCCGCCGGAGGCCAGCGCGGCGCTCAGCGAGAGGACGCCCACGACCAGGCAGTTGTTGTGCAGCTCACCGGCCAGCACGCCCTGCACCAGCTCCGCCAGCGGAACCCGGGCGAACTCCATGTCCGCCTCCTCGTCCTCCACCGCGAACCGGTCGCCCTCGGCCTCGGACAGGTCCCGGGCGAGGAAGATGCGGACGGCCTCGGAGCAGCCGCCCGGCGTCGTGTAGACGTCGGTCAGCACCCGCCAGTCCTCCGCCTTGACGTGCGCCTCCTCGTACAGCTCGCGCTGCGCCGCGTGCAGCGGGTTCTCGCCGGGGATGTCCAGCAGCCCGGCCGGGATCTCCCAGAGCTTCATGTGCACGGGGTGCCGGTACTGCTTGAGGAGCAGCACCCGCCCCTGGTCGTCGAGCGCGACGACGGCGACCGAGCCGGGGTGGACCTGGTAGTCGCGCCGCGCCACCGATCCGTCGGGCATGACGACATCGTCCGTGCGCACCGAGGTCTTGTTCCCGACGAAGGGGGTCTCGGTCGCCCGGACCTCCCACTCCTCGGCGGTGTCCTTGATCGTCGTCATACCGGAACGTCCTCCCACGTGAGCAAAAGAAACCGGGGCACGTGCCGCATTTGGCACGCACCCCGGTAACCGTACATCGCTTGTGTTACAAGCCCTTCAGAGCCCTACACGGCCCTTACTTGGCCTTCTTGGCGTCGGTCGCGGCCGCGACCTTGCGCTCCACGGCCGCCTTCACCAGACCGGCGAACAGCGGGTGCGGACGCGTCGGGC includes:
- a CDS encoding NUDIX hydrolase, whose product is MTTIKDTAEEWEVRATETPFVGNKTSVRTDDVVMPDGSVARRDYQVHPGSVAVVALDDQGRVLLLKQYRHPVHMKLWEIPAGLLDIPGENPLHAAQRELYEEAHVKAEDWRVLTDVYTTPGGCSEAVRIFLARDLSEAEGDRFAVEDEEADMEFARVPLAELVQGVLAGELHNNCLVVGVLSLSAALASGGVEQLRAAEAEWPARPFEV